The nucleotide window CCGACCTCGCCATTGGCGAGGCTGCCGGCGGCGGGGTTCAGGGAGATGACGACGGGGGCATCGACCTGGATGGAATAGGCGGCGTTGCCGGTGTCGCTGTTGGCATCGGTCGCGGTGACGGTGAAGTTGCGGTCTCCGCCGTGGTCGGCGTGCCTCAGCGCACCGTCGCGGCAAGGGTGAGGCCGTCGGGCAGGGCGCCTGCGGTGACCGCATAGGTGTAGGGCGAGGTGCCGCCGGAGGCGGTGAAGCTCTGGCTGTAGGCCGCTCCGACCTCGCCATTGGCGAGGCTGCCGGCCGCCGGGGACAGGGTGATGACGACGGGGGCATCGACCTGGATGGAATAGGCGCGTTGCCGGTGTGTTGTTGGCATCGGTCGCGGTGACGGTGAAGTTCGCCG belongs to Stappia indica and includes:
- a CDS encoding putative Ig domain-containing protein, which translates into the protein MPTTHRQRAYSIQVDAPVVITLSPAAGSLANGEVGAAYSQSFTASGGTSPYTYAVTAGALPDGLTLAATVR